Proteins from a genomic interval of Corvus hawaiiensis isolate bCorHaw1 chromosome 36, bCorHaw1.pri.cur, whole genome shotgun sequence:
- the ARHGAP25 gene encoding rho GTPase-activating protein 25, with translation MSLKLPRNWDFNLKMDAAKIARSRSVMSGDPAGARPGSPSALERPLKLGWLKKQRSIVKNWQHRYFVLKGQQLYYYKDEDDAKPQGCLSLQGSTIKVVATNPEEGGKFIFEIIPGVAGEQSRAGQDSCVLMASSHAEMEEWVKSIRRALGSASGAVFGQHLAETMAYEQKFGQHQVPILVQKSAEFIREHGVSEEGIFRLPGQDNLVRQLRDAFDAGERPSFDRDTDVHTVASLFKLYLRELPEPVVPWLQYEDFLLCGKALEADETKGHQELVKQLSLLPRDNYNLLSYICRFLYEIQLNSSVNKMSVDNLATVIGVNLIRPKIEDPAIIMRGTPQVQKVMTVMISDHEKLFPPSKDVPPSPPAQKTEKKAPVPRSSVGWGAAEGPTAPRGSIQRQMRDHPNSSSTPGPAASSSVPGEDTESKDTQGMWKTQPRKRTQTLPTRKSFLAAAPPGEKGCKEKNDVFASDFWKSSTRPVGSDGHKRTLSHDLFKLLDLHRASTYDNVPPSQAESGEGSGSSPSPASSISEKEFLPCFSPSHEPKEPASPTSSPAEDSKPEQESREFLQSMILKLEKDLEAQRNEYEGQIKSLQNENYEVWAKVVRLNQDIEQEKKKSGELELKLRNAERSREDLEKKTKVLEEEIKNLTKSTSKTGAKTN, from the exons ATGTCACTCAAGCTGCCACGGAACTGGGATTTCAACCTGAAAATGGATGCTGCAAAAATAG cccgCTCCCGGAGCGTGATGAGCGGGGACCCCGCGGGCGCCCGGCCGGGCTCCCCCAGCGCCCTGGAGCGGCCCCTGAAGCTGGGCTGGCTGAAGAAGCAGCGCTCCATCGTCAAGAACTGGCAGCACCGCTACTTCGTGCTCAAGGGACAGCAGCTCTACTACTACAAGGACGAGGACGATGCCAAGCCGCAG GGCTGCCTGTCTCTCCAGGGGAGCACCATCAAGGTGGTGGCCACTAACccagaggaaggagggaaattCATCTTTGAAATCATCCCAG GggtggctggagagcagagccgggcagggcaggacagctgTGTGCTCATGGCCAGCTCCCATGCGGAGATGGAGGAGTGGGTGAAATCCATCCGGAGGGCGCTGGGGTCGGCCTCGGGAG CGGTGTTTGGGCAGCACCTGGCAGAGACCATGGCCTACGAGCAGAAATTCGGGCAGCACCAGGTGCCCATCCTGGTGCAGAAAAGCGCCGAGTTCATCCGGGAGCATGGAGTGAGTGAGGAGGGAATCTTCCGCCTGCCCGGCCAGGACAACCTGGTCAGACAGCTCCGGGACGCCTTCGACGCCGGGGAGAGGCCCTCGTTCGACAG GGACACCGATGTCCACACCGTGGCCTCCCTGTTCAAGCTCTACCTGCGGGAGCTCCCGGAGCCCGTGGTGCCCTGGCTGCAGTACGAGGATTTCCTGCTCTGTGGGAAGGCTCTGGAAGCTGATGAGACAAAG GGCCACCAGGAGCTCGTGAAGCAGCTGTCCCTCCTCCCCAGAGACAACTACAACCTCCTCAGCTACATCTGCAG GTTTCTCTATGAAATCCAACTCAACTCCAGCGTCAACAAGATGAGTGTGGATAACCTGGCAACAGTGATTGGAGTGAACCTCATCAGACCCAAGATAGAGGACCCTGCAATTATCATGAGAG GCACACCCCAGGTCCAGAAGGTGATGACTGTGATGATCAGTGACCACGAAAAGCTCTTTCCCCCATCCAAGGATGTGCCTCCCTCCCCACCTGCCCAAAAAACCGAGAAGAAAGCTCCTGTCCCTCGCAGCTCCGtaggctggggagctgcagagggccccacagctcccagaggCTCCATCCAAAGGCAAATG AGGGATCACCCCAATTCCAGCAGcacccctggcccagctgcgAGCTCCAGTGTCCCCGGGGAGGACACAGAGTCCAAAGACACACAGGGAATGTGGAAAACACAGCCAAGGAAAAGAACTCAGACTTTACCTACGAGGAAATCTTTCCTGGCAGCGGCTCCCCCAGGGGAGAAGGGCTGCAAGGAGAAGAACGATGTCTTTGCCAGTGActtttggaaaagcagcacGCGCCCCGTGGGCTCTGATGGACACAAGAGAACGTTGTCTCATGATCTCTTTAAGCTGCTCGACCTCCACAGGGCTTCAACCTACGACAATGTTCCCCCCTCCCAGGCAGAGAGTGGGGAAGGCAgcggctccagccccagccctgccagcagcatctCCGAGAAGGAATTCCTGCCCTGCTTCAGTCCCAGCCACGAGCCAAAGGAACCAGCCAGTcccaccagcagccctgctgaggacTCCAAACctgagcaggagagcagggagttCCTGCAAAGCATGATCCTCAAGCTGGAAAAAGACCTGGAGGCACAGAGAAATGAGTACGAGGGGCAAATCAAAAG CCTCCAGAATGAAAACTATGAAGTCTGGGCCAAAGTGGTGAGGCTGAACCAGGACATTGAGCAGGAGAAGAAGAAGTctggggagctggagctgaagctGAGGAACGCGGAGCGCTCGCGGGAGGACTTGGAGAAGAAAACCAAGGTGCTTGAGGAGGAGATTAAAAACTTAACTAAATCCACGAGTAAAACTGGTGCCAAAACCAACTAG